In Bicyclus anynana chromosome 22, ilBicAnyn1.1, whole genome shotgun sequence, the following proteins share a genomic window:
- the LOC112055488 gene encoding putative riboflavin kinase yields the protein MSYLPLFLKGEVVKGFGRGSKDLGCPTANYSREVVQALPQDMKPGVYYGWAKVNSTPVQKMVANVGWCPFYQNKEMTVETHVMHDYGKDFYGSNLKICLIGYLRPEMNFNSVDSLIETIKNDIKNAEELLEAPEAIKLKESDYFIDQ from the exons aTGTCTTATTtgcctttatttttaaaaggtgaAGTTGTAAAAGGATTCGGAAGAGGATCAAAGGATTTAGGGTGTCCTACAG CGAACTATTCGCGCGAAGTTGTCCAAGCGTTACCGCAAGACATGAAACCAGGAGTTTACTACGGCTGGGCCAAGGTCAACTCGACGCCCGTGCAGAAGATGGTTGCGAATGTAGGCTGGTGTCCCTTCTATCAAAATAAGGAAATGACTGTG gAAACCCATGTGATGCATGACTATGGAAAGGATTTCTATGGATCGAATTTGAAAATATGTCTGATTGGATACTTGAGACCTGAAATGAATTTTAACTCCGTAGATTCTTTGATAGAAACCATCAAGAATGACATAAAAAATGCAGAAGAGCTTTTAGAAGCTCCTGAAGCGATAAAATTGAAAgaaagtgattattttattgatcaatGA
- the LOC112055497 gene encoding E3 ubiquitin-protein ligase Arkadia, producing MEMTEEGYDGEQSLSAWDIPGPSSIAAILGSIYNNSTSSDNQPRNEDMECEPLFAESDDDVEVLPASADESTERNAPTPKNPISSNYINSTMPTQPYEVNVAPLSAHTPVPEEYQPLPDSSSSIEYSIRNNSDGTNLNGTFRDINIRYQPKPAYQLSTYSYGRDYVVGPYGPMNMNMIVPSEERNYLLQQPINYTLSARPSMQEASYSNAGYTALQPSAGHSYSNFPPDVNRTEGQPNSLERPSRKLNISPRRKQSKETHSSTNPIELSSDEEESPSTPSKKQCDNGNRDDPRAGNSQYLNNYGLIEGSDVCRQVGVKAEPRDQSEASTQAVPNVPESEASASVPMQEHHNAPLIKDHSQPVNYQPRPGCVCKKNKHTCFLHNPSHGGQRQNPNYFNYHNGAHHHHHHHRVPCGHSSNTSSSSSNPVLNIKTEPGTVVVKSEVNSPRLSSDSSQSSGIGGTVKVEPNEQVTVKSEPSIHRPWNRTVTANNSTVTVKLEDSDRRCCDGSGDRRVKDQSPQPGTSSARHTSQPEPSPSTQNNNQENKSAESSSGSSGHALSAPDLQLDWVSDSSSDDDVQVLGDEPNSREVIDLTSSPGRTGQSPESGAPHASEGAVRSPRPLFESVPHREPPLYHTPPVPSHQHLMHRARVRCMLRCRGCCCPSHGAYAPGVGALPPRAPHAHAPLTTHNPPPAAHREHAPALHYRPPHAQPPAHNPPAAHLGEPLSRAPPYLVHERLWQRQQHMLEVQRRNMMGDVSPHFPPAPARPAPVMLAFPDEHVDRDLLPPAIMLDGQHIHHHMHHYLQMQPSHLHISIQPSVMGSGALATQMAALVRVAEAERRSARGASRAVIERNTYRHAYARPAPHHQDEKCTICLSVFEVDSDCRRLPCMHLFHMECVDQWLGTNKHCPICRVDIETHLNKDATF from the exons atggaAATGACTGAAGAGGGGTATGACGGTGAGCAATCCTTGTCTGCATGGGATATACCCGGGCCATCTTCAATAGCTGCTATACTTGGCTCGATATATAACAATTCGACTTCCTCTGATAATCAACCAAGGAATg agGATATGGAATGCGAACCATTGTTTGCTGAAAGTGATGATGATGTCGAAGTACTTCCCGCCTCCGCTGATGAATCTACAGAAAGGAATGCACCAACACCAAAGAATCCGATTTCATCCAACTACATAAACTCTACAATGCCCACTCAACCATATGAAGTGAATGTAGCGCCTTTGTCAGCACACACACCTGTGCCAGAGGAATACCAACCACTGCCAGACAGTTCGAGTTCCATTGAATACTCCATTAGAAATAATTCTGACGGCACCAATCTGAATGGCACATTTCGTGACATTAatatacgttatcaacccaaacCAGCATACCAGCTTAGTACTTACAGCTATGGTAGAGATTATGTAGTGGGTCCGTACGGCCCTATGAATATGAACATGATTGTACCTAGTGAAGAAAGAAATTACTTGCTTCAACAGCCTATTAATTATACACTCTCTGCTCGGCCCTCAATGCAAGAAGCTAGTTATTCCAATGCTGGCTATACAGCGTTACAACCAAGTGCAGGACACTCTTATAGCAACTTTCCGCCTGATGTGAACCGAACTGAAGGCCAACCGAACAGCTTAGAGAGGCCGAgtcgaaaattaaatatatctccAAGGAGAAAACAGTCAAAAGAGACCCACTCTAGTACAAATCCAATAGAACTAAGTTCTGATGAAGAAGAAAGCCCATCAACACCTAGTAAGAAGCAGTGCGATAATGGTAACAGAGATGATCCAAGAGCAGGGAATAGTcaatatttgaataattatggATTAATTGAGGGTAGTGATGTATGTCGGCAAGTGGGTGTTAAGGCAGAACCTCGAGACCAGTCTGAAGCTTCCACACAAGCAGTACCTAATGTACCAGAGTCTGAAGCCTCCGCTTCAGTACCTATGCAAGAGCACCATAATGCACCTCTAATTAAAGATCACAGCCAACCTGTGAACTACCAACCTCGGCCGGGCTGTGTGTGTAAAAAGAACAAACACACATGTTTCTTGCATAATCCATCACACGGAGGTCAGAGACAGAATCCAAATTACTTTAACTACCATAATGgtgctcatcatcatcaccatcaccacaGGGTGCCATGTGGCCATAGCAGCAACACTTCATCCAGTTCATCAAATCCTGTCCTAAATATCAAAACAGAACCTGGTACAGTGGTTGTTAAATCTGAAGTGAATTCTCCTAGACTGTCCTCTGATAGCTCACAGTCATCTGGTATAGGAGGAACTGTTAAAGTTGAACCCAATGAGCAGGTCACAGTTAAATCTGAACCTAGCATTCACCGTCCATGGAATAGAACAGTCACTGCTAATAATAGTACAGTAACTGTTAAACTAGAGGACTCAGATAGAAGATGTTGTGATGGCAGCGGAGATAGAAGAGTCAAAGACCAATCACCACAACCCGGAACCAGCTCCGCCAGACACACCTCACAACCTGAACCCAGCCCTTCAACACAAAACAATAATCAG GAAAATAAATCAGCAGAATCGTCAAGTGGCAGCAGCGGCCATGCGTTGTCTGCACCAGATTTACAACTGGACTGGGTTTCTGATTCCAGTTCTGATGATGATGTGCAAGTGCTGGGAGATGAACCAAATTCT AGAGAAGTAATAGATCTAACGAGTTCCCCGGGTCGTACGGGCCAGTCACCAGAAAGTGGAGCCCCGCATGCCTCTGAGGGTGCTGTGCGGTCTCCGAGACCCTTGTTCGAGTCAGTTCCACATCGGGAACCACCGCTCTATCACACACCACCTGTACCATCCCATCAACACTTAATGCATCGGGCAAG GGTGCGGTGCATGCTGCGCTGCCGCGGGTGCTGCTGCCCGTCGCACGGCGCCTACGCGCCCGGCGTCGGGGCgctgccgccgcgcgcgccccaCGCGCACGCGCCGCTCACCACGCACaacccgccgcccgccgcgcaccGCGAGCACGCGCCCGCGCTGCACTACCGCCCGCCGCACGCGCAGCCGCCCGCGCACAACCCGCCCGCCGCGCACC TGGGTGAGCCGCTGAGCCGCGCGCCGCCGTACCTGGTGCACGAGCGACTGTGGCAGCGGCAGCAGCACATGCTC GAGGTGCAGCGACGCAACATGATGGGCGATGTGAGCCCGCACTTCCCGCCTGCGCCCGCCAGACCTGCGCCCGTTATGCTCGCG TTCCCTGACGAGCATGTCGACCGGGATTTGCTGCCACCGGCTATCATGCT TGACGGGCAACACATCCACCACCACATGCACCACTACCTGCAGATGCAGCCTTCGCATCTGCACATCTCCATACAGCCGTCCGTCATG GGGTCGGGCGCGCTGGCGACGCAGATGGCAGCGCTGGTACGCGTGGCAGAGGCCGAACGACGCAGCGCGCGCGGAGCCTCGCGGGCCGTCATCGAGCGCAACACGTACCGGCACGCGTACGCGCGCCCCGCGCCGCACCACCAGGACGAGAAGTGCACCATCTGCCTGTCCGTGTTCGAGGTGGACTCCGACTGCCGCCGCCTGCCCTGCATGCACCTGTTCCACATGGAGTGCGTGGACCAGTGGCTCGGCACCAACAAGCACTGCCCCATCTGCCGCGTCGACATCGAGACGCACCTCAACAAGGACGCCACCTTCTGA
- the LOC112055474 gene encoding uncharacterized protein LOC112055474 — protein MFRDKLFRIFRNAYRLNSLKVGVKIRNIAPVTLGLLTTVSCEEHLHRTDATWEPDTLEHEFLIRQATTVSVNAATQLLTVTLVAVQDTSERLRDALTKEICLVKQALEWGDEGTPPHHWDQLVAIRGSLCDLKHNLRTLFSYMDYAEKLATTAAEISYLSGNIAASDAICERIDHACRACNTQKQLTHELQQESLELQQQAIINAPHLEDKLKTKEDVKQSVIK, from the exons ATGTTCAGAGACAAATTATTTCGAATTTTTAGAAATGCCTATCGCTTAAACAGTCTCAAAGTTGGtgtaaaaatacgaaatatagcGCCGGTAACATTGGGTTTACTTACCACAGTTTCATGCGAAGAACACTTGCACAGAACAGATGCAACCTGGGAGCCGGACACTTTGGAACACGAGTTTCTGATCCGACAGGCTACTACTGTCAGTGTGAATGCTGCTACACAATTGCTAACAGTAACTTTAGTCGCAGTCCAAGACACTAGCGAAAG aTTAAGAGATGCACTGACGAAGGAAATATGTCTGGTGAAACAAGCACTTGAATGGGGAGATGAGGGCACACCGCCACACCATTGGGATCAGTTGGTGGCCATCCGGGGTTCCCTGTGTGACCTTAAGCACAACCTGAGAACTCTCTTCA gTTACATGGATTATGCTGAAAAGTTAGCCACAACAGCAGCTGAAATATCTTACCTCTCTGGAAACATAGCAGCCTCTGATGCCATTTGCGAAAGAATTGATCATGCTTGCAG GGCGTGTAACACTCAGAAGCAATTGACTCACGAGTTGCAACAGGAGAGCTTGGAGTTGCAACAGCAAGCTATCATCAATGCACCACATCTCGAGGACAAACTGAAAACGAAGGAAGATGTCAAACAATCTGTCATtaaatag